A portion of the Brachionichthys hirsutus isolate HB-005 chromosome 6, CSIRO-AGI_Bhir_v1, whole genome shotgun sequence genome contains these proteins:
- the LOC137894859 gene encoding transmembrane emp24 domain-containing protein 9-like translates to MSSGKRRFVLAGLLLNVFNVASSVYFHVGDTERKCFTAQVPEDTNVTGNFQAQLIGHERAGSPPANQDLRMFLEARSPYGQVILSQRRSSKGSFSFTSRAPGTYELCLQPSSSRRPLSAGSMLRVDLDFQVGEGGKNGAEVAARDELRGVQRVRELSDKLQQILQELAYHRVREQRFREIDRSTNGWMFWWPVLRSLYVAAVVMLLSGSW, encoded by the exons ATGTCTTCCGGGAAGCGGCGCTTCGTGCTTGCGGGTTTGCTTCTAAACGTTTTTAACGTGGCGTCTTCCGTTTACTTTCACGTCGGGGACACCGAGAGGAAATGTTTCACCGCGCAGGTCCCGGAAGACACGAACGTTACCG GAAACTTTCAGGCTCAGCTGATTGGCCACGAGAGAGCCGGGTCCccgccagccaatcaggaccTCAGGATGTTTCTGGAAGCCAGAAGTCCTTATGGCCAG gTGATTCTGTCTCAGCGGCGCAGCTCAAAGGGAAGCTTCTCCTTCACGTCACGTGCACCAGGAACTTATGAACTCTGCCTGCAGCCCAGCTCCTCGCGGCGCCCCCTGTCTGCTGGGAGCATGTTG AGGGTTGATTTGGACTTCCAAGTGGGCGAAGGCGGAAAGAACGGCGCTGAGGTCGCTGCCCGGGATGAACTGAGGGGGGTGCAGAGAGTCCGAGAGCTGAGCGACAAGCTGCAGCAAATCCTCCAGGAGCTGGCGTAccacagg GTCCGGGAGCAGCGTTTCCGTGAGATCGACCGCAGCACCAACGGCTGGATGTTCTGGTGGCCCGTGCTGCGCTCGCTCTACGTGGCGGCCGTCGTCATGCTGCTCAGCGGCTCCTG GTGA
- the tmem216 gene encoding transmembrane protein 216, protein MFSLTHLLQLSSTPLQVLLYLNSWYFAAFYLAEILMFIYKGILLPYPPSNLLLDVALLLLFLGLEPLRIFYGWKGNLCERTLASCVSLSTLLPCAALAVYFLLLQTFVLRLEVILGAVLLCFHGLELLLGIVSVAALSRSKAY, encoded by the exons ATGTTTTCCTTGACTCATCTTCTTCAGCTTTCATCTACGCCTCTGCAGGTCCTCCTCTACCTCAACAGCTGGTACTTTGCGGCCTTCTACCTGGCAGAGATCCTGATGTTCATCTATAAAG GCATCTTGCTGCCCTACCCACCGAGCAACCTGCTTTTGGACGtggcgctgctgctcctcttcctcggcctgGAGCCGCTCAGGATCTTTTATG GCTGGAAGGGGAACCTGTGCGAGCGCACGCTGGCCTCCTGCGTGTCGCTCTCCACCCTGCTCCCCTGCGCCGCGCTGGCCGtttacttcctgctgctgcagaccttCGTCCTGCGGCTGGAGGTCATCCTCGGCGCCGTCCTGCTCTGCTTCCACggcctggagctgctgctcggGATCGTCTCCGTCGCTGCCCTCTCCAG GTCCAAAGCGTACTGA
- the LOC137894706 gene encoding transmembrane emp24 domain-containing protein 9-like, whose translation MAADKMSVLGMRSCVLSVLLLHGFYDVVSSLYFHIGETEKKCFIEEIPDETMIIGNYRTQLYDRQKEEYLPATQGLGMFVEVKDPDDKVILSRQYGSEGRFTFTSHTPGEHQICLHSNSSKFSLFAGGMLRVHLDIQVGEHANNYAEIAAKDKLTELQLRVRQLVEQVDQIQKEQDYQRYREERFRQTSESTNQRVLWWSIVQTLILVAIGIWQMRHLKSFFEAKKLV comes from the exons ATGGCGGCTGATAAGATGTCCGTGCTCGGGATGAGGTCGTGCGTGCTGTCCGTGCTGCTCCTCCACGGTTTCTACGACGTCGTCTCCTCTCTGTATTTTCACATCGGCGAGACCGAGAAGAAATGCTTCATAGAGGAGATCCCCGACGAGACGATGATCATCG GGAACTATCGGACCCAGCTGTACGACAGGCAGAAAGAGGAGTACCTGCCGGCCACCCAGGGTCTGGGGATGTTCGTGGAGGTCAAAGATCCCGATGACAAG GTCATCCTGTCCCGGCAGTACGGCTCAGAGGGGCGGTTCACCTTCACGTCACACACTCCCGGAGAGCATCAGATCTGTCTGCACTCCAACTCCTCCAAGTTCTCCTTGTTCGCCGGAGGCATGCTG AGGGTTCACCTGGACATCCAGGTGGGCGAACACGCCAACAACTACGCCGAGATCGCCGCCAAAGACAAGCTGACCGAGCTGCAGCTCCGAGTCCGGCAGCTGGTGGAGCAGGTGGACCAGATCCAGAAGGAGCAGGACTACCAGAGG TACCGTGAGGAGCGTTTCCGTCAGACCAGCGAGAGCACCAACCAGCGGGTCCTCTGGTGGTCCATCGTCCAGACGCTCATCCTGGTGGCCATCGGCATCTGGCAGATGAGACACCTGAAGAGCTTCTTTGAAGCCAAGAAACTGGTgtaa